CAAGTTCTCAACTACAGTAGCCACTGCTTTGTCGATACCTCTTTTGATATCCATTGGGTTAGCACCAGCAGCTACGTTTTTGATTCCGTGAGCGAAAAGCGCTTGAGTCAATACAGTAGCAGTAGTCGTACCGTCACCTGCATCATCCGCAGTTTTAGAAGCTACTTCTTTTACCAATTGAGCACCCATGTTTTCGATAGGCTCCTTCAATTCGATTTCTTTCGCTACAGAAACACCATCTTTGGTCACTGTAGGTGCACCGAATTTTTTGTCAAGGATTACGTTTCTTCCCTTAGGTCCTAAGGTTACTTTTACCGCGTCCGCTAATAAGTCAACACCTCTTTTAAGGCTGTCTCTAGCATCTGTGTTAAAAAATATATCTTTTGCCATTTTTCTATGTATTTAAATTCCAGGTTAAACTTTTAGATCTAATTAGATTAAAGACTTCCGAATACGTCAGAATTTCTCATGATGAGGTAGTCTCCTCCGTCCAATGAAATCTCAGTTCCAGAGTATTTACCATAAAGCACTTTATCTCCCACCTTAACAGTTACAGGCTTATCGCTTGTTCCTTCACCAACAGCAACTACGATGCCTTCTTGTGGTTTTTCTTTGGCAGTGTCAGGAATGATGATTCCTGAAGCAGTTTTCTCTTCTGCGGCAGCAGGTTCAACCAAAATGCGGTCTTCGTTTGGTTTAAAGTTTACTTTTGACATTTTACTTATCGTTTATAATTTTTTACAAAAATTAAGTTGCAAGGCATATATCATTTCTTGTGCCAAAGCTGTAATGCTGACAAAAAGACCGAATGGACTGACAGCTTGTAATGACACTGACAAAATAATCCTGCCAAAGGGACTTGTCTAGAACTTAGATGCTAGATTTTTAGATTCAAGAACCAAGATTGTTAGAATCAAGATTTGAAATTTGAGATTCAAGACAAGACTCGAGAAACAGACAAGAGGCCAGAGTCAATAGTTAACAGCAAACAGCCAATAGCTAATAATAACTACTGGGTCAAATTAGCAGCCTCTGCTTTTAGAAACTCCATCCGTTCATTGAATACAAAAACGGAGTCTTGCGTATTCGCTTGATAATAGGCGGGCTGACCCTCCGTTTCGATTCGCGTCAGGTATTTGAGCTGATGGTCTTTGGTTTTTTCCTGCATGATCATGATCATTTCCAGGGAGGTAGAAATCAAAAGCTCATCTGAATAAAATTTGAAGCGCTTTTCATAAATGCTGCCATCTGATCTGAAAAGAATGTATTCCAATCCGCCGAGAGCAGTGATGTCTACCCCTTTTCTTAAGAATTCTACCGGGTAAATTTCAGCATCCTCTTGTTGATAAAAGTTGAATCGGATGAACTCCAAATTCATCTTTTCAATTTCATCCTGGAGTGAACCCATGATTTGAGGTGTCAATTCCTCATAATTGATCTGAATCCAGGAGTCAGTCTGGGCTTGACAAAGAAAAGGGGCAATGAGTAACAGTGCTAGCAGCAGCTTTTTCATATAATAACTTATTTTAAACCTGTGGTCGTCTAGGTCTGATACGGGTTAAAACAAGTGGAACGGGGTGTTAATAGCTGCCTGTTGAACTTCAAATTTAATTAGTGATTGGATCTAATCCAAACGGAAGTTGCAGGGTGGCCTGCCAGAAAAAACCAGACTTGAGTTCTGAATTTTCTGACAGGCTTTTAAGTGGATTATAGGGTTGTAGTGAATGATTTGCATCGTTCTACCAATTCCATTACCTCTTTTTTGGAGATTTCTCCTCCAGTAAAATAAGGGTATTTGATCATTGGTTGGTCGCTCATGAAGCTTTCGAATTGGGCTTCATCCATGCTTTTTCCTTCTGGAGTATGTCTTTTGATCCAGTTGGGGATTAGTTCTTTTAGCAACTCTCGGGTCTGAGGATTGGCCCAATAGCTGGTAAAGAAGGTGTATTCATCAAAGGCCAATGGTACTTTCTGTGTGGAGTTTATGTCTACAGAGGCCGTCAATCGAATATCTCTGGAAGATGCGCCAAGCATGATGTCAAATGTACCACTTTCTACTACCCACATATCCTTGCGTGCATCAAAGTAGGCGAAACTTCTAAAGTCCAATTCAAAGGAAATCTTTTGACTTTCACCGGCCTGCAATTCAATTTTAGTGAATCCCTTCAATTCCTTTTCGGGTCGTTGCAATACACTCTGCTTGTCACTTACATAGAGCTGAATGATTTCCTT
This is a stretch of genomic DNA from Reichenbachiella ulvae. It encodes these proteins:
- a CDS encoding co-chaperone GroES; this encodes MSKVNFKPNEDRILVEPAAAEEKTASGIIIPDTAKEKPQEGIVVAVGEGTSDKPVTVKVGDKVLYGKYSGTEISLDGGDYLIMRNSDVFGSL